One Primulina huaijiensis isolate GDHJ02 chromosome 8, ASM1229523v2, whole genome shotgun sequence genomic region harbors:
- the LOC140982776 gene encoding probable serine/threonine-protein kinase At1g01540, with translation MDKRLLSVKRWDVEENMEEPEKQVMYYDDHQWPGINGKSIAGTSDVEDLKQVVLDTGSVNRWTLREIEEATGGLVDENVIGSGDHGIVFRGLSIDNTQVVVKRLYNSRSRVNGFVREAEAMLLIKHKNLARLMGYCAEGTYRLLVCEYVDNGNLDQWLHQSIGQVSPLSWNIRVRIIIGIAKGLAYLHEDIEPAVIHQSLKSTNILVDKQWNPKISDYGMTKLLGPEWNHVTTPSMGMIGYIAPELTNTSSVSTKTDVYSFGILVMEIVSGKNSTYSTLGDIEEYLVDWVKSMVSNQKYNLVLDPMLPEPPLMKELKRILLIALRCVDFEVENRPKMGDIIHMLEPRDLLLSDERMVNRQTSRRISSKEDHF, from the exons ATGGATAAAAGGCTGTTATCCGTTAAGAGATGGGATGTTGAGGAGAATATGGAGGAACCAGAAAAACAAGTGATGTATTATGATGATCATCAATGGCCTGGGATTAATGGGAAAAGTATAGCTGGTACTAGTGATGTGGAGGACTTGAAACAAGTGGTGTTGGATACCGGATCCGTGAACCGTTGGACTTTGAGGgagattgaagaagctactgGTGGACTGGTTGACGAGAATGTGATCGGGAGTGGCGATCATGGGATCGTTTTTCGCGGTTTATCGATCGATAATACTCAAGTTGTTGTTAAAAGACTATATAATAGCAG GAGTAGAGTGAACGGATTTGTTAGAGAGGCGGAGGCAATGTTGTTGATTAAGCACAAGAATTTGGCGAGGTTGATGGGATATTGTGCAGAAGGAACATATCG GTTGCTGGTTTGCGAGTATGTAGACAATGGGAATCTTGACCAGTGGCTTCACCAGTCGATAGGCCAAGTGAGCCCTCTAAGTTGGAATATACGAGTGAGGATTATCATAGGAATCGCAAAAGG TTTGGCTTACCTTCACGAAGACATAGAGCCAGCGGTGATTCATCAAAGTTTGAAATCAACCAATATATTGGTTGATAAACAATGGAATCCTAAGATTTCTGATTATGGGATGACCAAGCTTTTAGGACCTGAGTGGAATCATGTCACGACTCCTTCGATGGGAATGATAGG GTATATTGCACCGGAGTTAACGAACACGAGTTCAGTGAGCACGAAGACCGATGTTTACAGCTTTGGAATTCTTGTAATGGAGATTGTATCCGGGAAGAATTCGACATATTCGACTTTAGGGGATATAGAG GAATATTTGGTGGATTGGGTAAAATCCATGGTGTCAAACCAAAAATACAATCTCGTACTCGATCCTATGTTGCCTGAACCCCCACTAATGAAGGAACTAAAACGAATTCTTCTTATTGCTCTTCGGTGCGTGGATTTTGAAGTCGAAAATAGGCCGAAAATGGGAGATATTATCCATATGTTAGAGCCTCGTGACTTGTTGCTTAGTGAT GAACGTATGGTAAACAGACAGACTTCTAGGCGTATCTCCTCGAAAGAAGATCACTTTTGA